The Legionella lansingensis DNA window CTTAAGAGAACGTTTATTTACAATCAGAATTCAAAATACAAAGAGGGGATCGATAGAGAATTGGGTGCAGTAAATGCTTTGATTGAGTTTTTGTCTCATAATCTTCATAGTATAACCAATGAAAAAATAGATCGAATAAGTGGTGGATTAGCTGAAACTTCTGCGGATATCAAGCAATTTTTTAATATTTTCCAACAACAAAATATGGAATCAAAATCAACTGAAATCCTAAATCTTGTAGAACAATTATGTCATGTATCGGATCAGGATTTATTACGAGTAGAAGAAGGGCATAGATTAAAAGCTTAAATTTTTCATTAATAAATTCAATATTTCAATTCCAATCAATTGAAATATTGAATGGATAAGACGTCGCAACACGTCGAAGAAGCATTTTTATTAAGTAATTAAATTAACGATTATGCCTTAAACCGATTTTACTGGTCGGAGTGACAGGAATTGAACCTGCGACCCCTGCCTCCCGAAGGCAGTGCTCTACCAGGCTGAGCTACACTCCGATTAGTTGAGGCGAATGTCAACCACGCTAATGATCACGTTTTATAGCAAATTGTGCAAGTTCTGTAAGTGCTTTTTTATAAACTGAATTGGGTAACGATTCCAGAGCAGTCAAGGCGCGGTCTACTTCTAGCGCAGCATAATTACGTGTAAATTCCAGTGCTTTTGTTTCCTCAATTACTGCTAAAATTGCATCTAAATTTTGTAGATTGCCTTCCTTGATACTGTCTTTAATCAGTTGCTGCTGAGTTGGGGTTCCTGTTTTTAGCGCGTGAATTAAAGGCAATGTTGCTTTGCCGTCTGCTAAGTCGTCGCCTATGTTTTTACCAATCGTTTTAGCATCAGAACAATAATCCAAGGCATCATCAATTAACTGAAAGGCATTACCAAGATGTAGTCCGTATTCATATAAACGTTTGGCAAGATCTTCCCCCACACGACTCAAGTAGGCTCCTATTGCTGCTGAGGCTGCAAATAACAATGCTGTTTTAGCACGAATAACATCAAGATATTCTTCAATGGATAGATCAAAATTATGGCGGTTAACCAATTGCTTTACTTCACCACAGCTTATTTCGTGAGATGTGTCAGCTAATAGGCGCAAAATTTGCGGATTATCAACGCTGACCATCAGTTGCACGGACTGGGTAAACAAATAATCTCCAACCAAGATACTCGCTTTACTACCCCAGATTTCATTGGCTGTCTCGCGTCCGCGGCGTAGAGTCGACTCATCAACAACATCATCGTGTAATAAAGTCGCTGTATGAAAAAACTCCACCATGGCGGCAAGAGTAATATGATCTTGTCCTTTATAGCCACAGGCGTGACTAGACAACAGGACTAAAAGGGGTCGCAAACGCTTACCACCACTTTGGACAATATGATGCGCTAAATCATCGATTAGACCGACTTGAGATTGAATTTTGTCAATAATCAACGTATTGACTGCATCAAAATCAGCATTGACCAAAGCTCTTAAACGGGTAACTGTCATACGTTATCCCCTGATATGGAATTTATGCATGCTAAGGGGGGCTTGGCATAATGTCAAGATGACATTTTCCAGAATCAAACATTAAAACGAAAATGCATAACATCGCCGTCAGCGACGATATAATCTTTGCCTTCCAATCGCAATTTCCCTGCCTCTTTAGCACCCTGTTCGCCATGGTGGGCAATGAATGCGTCATAAGATATCACCTCAGCGCGGATAAAGCCCTTCTCAAAATCAGTATGGATTACAGCGGCTGCTTGCGGTGCAGTGGATCCTTTGCGAATGGTCCAGGCGCGAACTTCTTTGATTCCCGCGGTAAAATAAGTTTGTAATCCTAATAATTCATAGCCTACGCGGATCACACGATTTAACCCTGGCTCACTAAGACCTAGATCAGCCATGAACTCCTTGCGTTCTTCTTCATCGAGATCCATTAGCTCAGCTTCAGTGGCAGCGGATATTGCAACAATACTGGCTTTCTCCTGATGCGCGAGTTCTGTTACTTTGTCTAAAAGAGGATTATTGCTATAACCAGTATCATCCACATTAGCAATGTAGAGCACAGGTTTGGCCGTGAGTAAAAATAGTCGACGCACGATGTTTTCTTCTTCTGCCGTTAGGCCAAGGGTGCGTACAGGATTCCCTTCGTCTAAATGCGCTTTGACTTTTTCCAGAGTTTGTTTCTCAAAAATGGCTTCCTTATTGCCACTTTTGCTGTTCTTACCTGCTTTATTCAGTGCTTTTTCGACCGTTTCCATATCAG harbors:
- a CDS encoding polyprenyl synthetase family protein codes for the protein MTVTRLRALVNADFDAVNTLIIDKIQSQVGLIDDLAHHIVQSGGKRLRPLLVLLSSHACGYKGQDHITLAAMVEFFHTATLLHDDVVDESTLRRGRETANEIWGSKASILVGDYLFTQSVQLMVSVDNPQILRLLADTSHEISCGEVKQLVNRHNFDLSIEEYLDVIRAKTALLFAASAAIGAYLSRVGEDLAKRLYEYGLHLGNAFQLIDDALDYCSDAKTIGKNIGDDLADGKATLPLIHALKTGTPTQQQLIKDSIKEGNLQNLDAILAVIEETKALEFTRNYAALEVDRALTALESLPNSVYKKALTELAQFAIKRDH
- the ychF gene encoding redox-regulated ATPase YchF, with the protein product MGFKCGIVGLPNVGKSTLFNALTKAGIEASNYPFCTIEPNVGIVTVPDPRLDALAEIVKPQQVVPATMQFVDIAGLVKGASSGEGLGNQFLANIRETDAIAHVVRCFENTDIVHVEGKVDPLSDIEVINTELALADMETVEKALNKAGKNSKSGNKEAIFEKQTLEKVKAHLDEGNPVRTLGLTAEEENIVRRLFLLTAKPVLYIANVDDTGYSNNPLLDKVTELAHQEKASIVAISAATEAELMDLDEEERKEFMADLGLSEPGLNRVIRVGYELLGLQTYFTAGIKEVRAWTIRKGSTAPQAAAVIHTDFEKGFIRAEVISYDAFIAHHGEQGAKEAGKLRLEGKDYIVADGDVMHFRFNV